One genomic window of Geoanaerobacter pelophilus includes the following:
- the cysC gene encoding adenylyl-sulfate kinase: protein MSEPDLLHFLTAGSVDDGKSTLIGRLLYDANALYDDHVAALRRTAATGNAEMDFSLITDGLRAEREQGITIDVAYRYFATSRRRFIVADAPGHEQYTRNMATAASHADLALLLIDAEQGVSTQSKRHAFICALLGIPRFVVAINKMDLVGYSEERFREIETEYRDFAVRLGLSNLQFIPVCAVSGDNVVRRGNGMAWYAGTTLLSYLEEVYVAGDRNLVDFRLPVQRVIHLPGTFRGFGGRVVSGLLRGGDEVMVLPSGFRSRVTSIAIGMQPVGTAVAGQSITVSLEDDIDVGRGDLLVHPGNVPRERRELEAMLVWTGDEPLVAGGIYQIKHAARWLKARCETISYRVDPNTLSRDTVDSLSLNDIGRARFTLFTPVLADEYRRNRALGSFIVVSVSGNDTLGAAVIVDRTDYDAELKTERAVPDRSNVVWHEGQVTLAARSAVMGHRPATVWMTGLSGAGKSTVAFALERRLIEAGHPCFVLDGDNVRHGLNRDLGFSPKDRAENIRRVAEVARLMNEAGLIVITSFISPFRDDREMAGQIIGKERFIEVHLSTRIEECERRDVKGFYRKARAGELQGFTGVSAPYEPPESPAVRLDTELLTIDDSINILLQHLENYYES, encoded by the coding sequence ATGAGCGAGCCGGATCTCCTCCATTTCCTGACTGCCGGCAGTGTCGATGATGGCAAGTCTACCCTGATCGGCCGCCTGCTGTACGATGCCAATGCCCTCTACGACGATCATGTAGCTGCTCTGCGCCGCACTGCCGCCACCGGCAATGCGGAGATGGATTTTTCGCTGATCACCGACGGTCTGCGGGCCGAGCGGGAGCAGGGGATTACCATTGATGTTGCCTACCGTTATTTCGCCACTTCCCGCCGTCGCTTTATTGTTGCTGACGCACCGGGTCACGAGCAGTATACCCGGAACATGGCTACTGCCGCATCCCATGCCGATCTGGCGCTATTACTGATCGATGCGGAGCAGGGAGTATCGACCCAGTCCAAGCGTCACGCCTTTATCTGCGCCCTGCTCGGCATCCCTCGTTTTGTGGTGGCGATCAACAAGATGGACCTGGTGGGGTACAGCGAGGAGCGTTTCCGCGAGATAGAGACCGAGTACCGGGATTTTGCGGTGCGCCTCGGTCTGTCCAACCTGCAGTTCATCCCGGTGTGTGCGGTCAGCGGTGATAACGTGGTCAGACGCGGTAATGGCATGGCGTGGTATGCCGGCACGACGCTGCTCTCTTATCTGGAAGAGGTCTATGTCGCCGGCGACCGGAATCTGGTGGATTTCCGCCTGCCGGTGCAGCGGGTGATCCATCTCCCCGGGACCTTCCGAGGTTTCGGCGGCCGGGTTGTGTCGGGCCTCTTGCGCGGCGGCGACGAGGTCATGGTGCTTCCTTCTGGGTTCAGGTCTAGGGTGACCTCTATAGCCATTGGCATGCAGCCTGTCGGAACTGCTGTGGCCGGTCAGTCGATTACCGTCTCCCTGGAGGATGATATCGATGTGGGGCGGGGCGATCTCCTGGTGCACCCCGGCAATGTGCCGAGAGAGCGCCGGGAACTGGAGGCGATGCTGGTCTGGACCGGTGATGAACCGCTGGTTGCCGGAGGCATTTACCAGATAAAGCATGCTGCCAGGTGGCTAAAGGCTCGGTGCGAGACGATCAGCTACCGGGTGGATCCCAATACCCTTAGCCGCGACACAGTGGATTCGCTCTCCCTGAACGATATCGGCCGGGCGCGCTTTACCCTGTTTACCCCGGTGCTGGCTGATGAATACCGCCGCAACCGCGCGCTTGGCTCGTTCATCGTGGTCTCGGTCTCCGGGAACGATACCCTTGGCGCCGCCGTTATTGTCGACCGCACCGACTATGATGCCGAGTTGAAGACCGAGCGGGCCGTGCCGGACCGCTCCAATGTTGTCTGGCATGAAGGGCAGGTTACCCTGGCCGCCCGGTCTGCGGTTATGGGGCATCGTCCGGCCACTGTCTGGATGACCGGCTTGAGCGGTGCGGGCAAGTCTACGGTTGCTTTTGCCCTAGAGCGAAGGTTGATCGAAGCGGGGCACCCATGCTTCGTGCTTGATGGCGATAATGTCAGGCATGGCCTGAACCGGGATCTCGGGTTTTCCCCAAAAGACCGGGCCGAAAACATCCGCCGGGTCGCGGAGGTGGCCAGGCTAATGAACGAGGCCGGACTGATCGTGATTACCTCGTTTATCTCGCCGTTCAGGGATGACCGGGAGATGGCCGGCCAGATTATTGGCAAAGAGCGCTTTATTGAGGTTCATCTCTCTACCAGGATTGAAGAGTGTGAGCGCCGTGACGTCAAGGGGTTCTACAGGAAGGCGCGGGCCGGAGAGCTGCAAGGCTTTACCGGAGTTTCCGCGCCGTATGAGCCTCCGGAGTCTCCAGCTGTCAGGCTGGATACGGAACTGTTGACCATCGACGATTCAATTAACATCTTGTTGCAGCATCTGGAGAACTATTATGAGTCGTAA
- the cysD gene encoding sulfate adenylyltransferase subunit CysD has protein sequence MSERLSLGLLDELEAESIQIIREVAAEGERPVMMYSIGKDSSVMLHLARKAFHPAPIPFPLLHVDTEFKFPEMIEFRNRMAVEIGFDLRVYTNRQAIDSGANPWEMGTVRCCGFLKTQALLESLKLGSYDLVIGGARREEERSRAKERVFSFRDIHGQWDPRRQRPEFWQLYNTRMHPGESMRVFPLSNWTELDVWRYIAREGIAVVPLYFAAEREVVERNGQLIPVGKDTPLLAGETSVQRLCRFRTLGCYPCTGAVASSAVTVEEIIAELEQARLSERTTRIIDHDQDGSMERKKREGYF, from the coding sequence ATGTCTGAACGGCTTTCTCTTGGCCTTCTTGATGAACTTGAGGCTGAATCCATACAGATAATCCGCGAAGTTGCTGCCGAAGGGGAGCGGCCGGTAATGATGTACTCAATCGGCAAGGACTCTTCGGTGATGCTGCACCTGGCACGCAAGGCGTTCCACCCCGCCCCGATTCCGTTTCCCCTGCTCCATGTGGATACTGAGTTCAAGTTCCCTGAAATGATCGAGTTCCGCAACCGGATGGCGGTCGAGATCGGCTTTGACCTGCGGGTCTATACCAATCGCCAGGCGATCGACTCCGGAGCGAATCCGTGGGAGATGGGCACAGTTCGCTGTTGCGGTTTCCTGAAGACCCAAGCGCTGCTCGAATCCCTGAAACTTGGTAGCTATGACTTGGTCATTGGCGGCGCCAGGCGTGAGGAGGAACGGTCACGGGCCAAGGAACGGGTATTTTCCTTCCGTGATATCCATGGCCAGTGGGACCCGCGCCGTCAGCGCCCCGAATTCTGGCAACTCTACAATACCCGGATGCATCCGGGAGAGAGCATGCGGGTCTTTCCCCTGTCCAACTGGACTGAACTGGATGTGTGGCGCTACATCGCACGCGAGGGGATTGCGGTGGTGCCGCTCTATTTTGCTGCAGAGCGCGAGGTGGTTGAGCGCAACGGTCAGTTGATCCCGGTGGGCAAAGATACGCCGCTGCTAGCGGGTGAAACCTCGGTACAACGCCTCTGCCGGTTCCGTACCCTCGGTTGTTATCCATGCACCGGTGCCGTGGCCTCATCAGCGGTCACGGTTGAGGAGATCATCGCTGAGCTCGAACAGGCGCGGCTTTCCGAGCGGACCACCAGGATTATCGACCATGATCAGGATGGATCGATGGAGCGCAAAAAAAGAGAAGGGTATTTTTGA
- a CDS encoding glycosyltransferase, translating into MNIPIVIAAYNRDHTLFRLLSSIAKSLYAGPVTLIISIDGGGPESVKSIAHAFNWEHGQKEVIEHPENMGLRRHILSCGQIATQYDGIILLEDDLYVSPWFYDYTLAALKFYKDCPSICGISLYSYRYNETSLLPFIPLNDGSNTYFMQVPCSWGQAWLKEHWSAFESWYEGHRDCNYSDDPALPPNIVSWPATSWKKYFFKYMVEQGKFFVYPAGSYTTNFGDKGQHHQGSHLYQVPIMVGKTASYIFKRFEQSLIKYDAWSELIPECLNGLAGSAIDCDFSVDLHGTKKRESLSGEYVLTSKQCRSNIKSFGRSMLPVEMNIINQISGSDIYLARIDQLVDYGNINDYIFERATNIQNQQYYCTTDSFHYSLLHRAQNKMNDLYQQGQIIESAYRESTRLLESLYASLSWRITAPLRKLLDAVKRL; encoded by the coding sequence ATGAACATCCCGATAGTCATAGCCGCTTACAACAGGGACCATACCCTCTTCAGGCTTCTATCTTCCATTGCCAAATCCCTTTATGCCGGACCCGTCACTCTGATCATAAGTATAGACGGCGGCGGTCCGGAAAGCGTCAAATCGATTGCTCATGCGTTCAATTGGGAGCACGGTCAAAAAGAGGTCATCGAGCACCCCGAGAACATGGGCCTTCGTAGGCATATCCTGTCTTGCGGCCAAATTGCCACGCAATACGATGGCATCATCCTCTTGGAAGATGATCTGTACGTCTCTCCTTGGTTCTATGATTACACATTAGCCGCGCTGAAGTTCTATAAAGATTGCCCTTCAATCTGCGGGATATCCCTCTACTCCTACCGTTACAACGAAACCTCTCTTCTTCCGTTCATCCCGTTGAATGATGGTTCGAACACATACTTCATGCAGGTGCCTTGCTCTTGGGGGCAGGCATGGCTGAAGGAGCACTGGAGCGCTTTCGAAAGCTGGTATGAAGGCCATCGCGATTGCAATTATAGCGACGATCCTGCTTTACCCCCCAATATTGTTTCCTGGCCTGCGACTTCATGGAAAAAATACTTTTTTAAGTACATGGTCGAACAGGGAAAGTTCTTTGTCTATCCGGCCGGCTCATATACAACAAACTTTGGGGACAAGGGGCAGCACCATCAGGGATCACATCTGTATCAGGTACCTATTATGGTGGGGAAGACTGCGTCGTATATTTTTAAGCGGTTCGAGCAATCGTTGATCAAGTATGATGCTTGGAGTGAATTAATCCCTGAATGCCTGAATGGATTGGCCGGCAGTGCAATTGATTGCGATTTCTCTGTTGATCTGCATGGGACAAAAAAAAGAGAAAGTCTATCTGGGGAATATGTACTTACTTCCAAGCAGTGCAGGTCAAACATCAAATCTTTCGGAAGATCTATGCTGCCGGTCGAGATGAATATCATAAATCAGATCAGTGGAAGTGATATCTATCTGGCAAGGATCGATCAACTGGTAGATTACGGAAACATCAACGACTATATCTTTGAAAGAGCTACAAACATCCAGAACCAGCAATATTACTGCACCACGGATTCATTTCACTATTCCCTGCTACATCGGGCACAAAACAAGATGAACGATCTTTACCAGCAGGGGCAAATAATAGAAAGTGCCTACAGGGAAAGCACACGCCTCCTTGAATCGTTATATGCATCCCTCTCCTGGCGCATCACTGCGCCGTTACGCAAGCTACTGGATGCCGTGAAAAGGCTGTAA
- a CDS encoding FkbM family methyltransferase: protein MIRKVLLSLIDTLLPPNPLIKNSDLAGGRTSSMPRWDERITHAKKLGFNVTSCMDVGAFSGTWTRTISDIYPGCNVIAIEPNPHIQKELKRNLFNIVPPPKILQMAVAEKTGTMDFNIWGDPLAATSASLQDHVRGDAENQVTVEVDTLDNIAAKFAFNPELVKLDLQGAEVRALNGSSSLLKSVEMFLVEFGCLNAYLDRATPRQLLDIFYDNDYCLYDIVECHYRPYDGALTGGDFIFVKNSSQLRSYKNWD, encoded by the coding sequence ATGATTAGAAAAGTGCTATTGTCGTTAATTGATACGTTATTGCCGCCAAATCCGTTGATTAAGAATTCTGATTTGGCTGGCGGACGTACTTCATCAATGCCGAGATGGGATGAGCGAATCACTCATGCTAAAAAGCTGGGTTTTAATGTTACGTCATGCATGGATGTAGGCGCATTTTCGGGAACCTGGACCAGAACCATATCGGATATCTATCCTGGATGTAACGTTATTGCTATAGAACCAAACCCGCATATTCAAAAAGAACTAAAACGCAATCTTTTCAATATCGTTCCTCCTCCCAAAATCCTCCAAATGGCTGTTGCAGAAAAAACCGGAACGATGGATTTTAATATTTGGGGCGACCCACTCGCCGCAACAAGTGCTTCACTCCAAGACCACGTAAGGGGAGATGCAGAAAATCAAGTCACAGTTGAGGTAGATACTCTTGACAATATTGCTGCGAAATTTGCATTTAATCCGGAACTGGTGAAGCTGGATTTACAGGGTGCTGAAGTTAGAGCACTAAACGGTTCAAGTTCACTTCTTAAATCTGTGGAAATGTTTTTGGTTGAATTTGGCTGTTTGAATGCCTATTTAGACCGGGCAACCCCCCGACAGCTGCTGGACATATTTTATGATAATGACTATTGCCTTTACGATATTGTTGAATGCCATTACAGACCGTATGATGGGGCGCTCACAGGCGGCGATTTTATATTTGTGAAAAATAGCAGCCAGCTGAGAAGCTATAAAAATTGGGATTAG
- a CDS encoding glycosyltransferase, with translation MPVKETKNSDSESIKVCYILLHIPVPSETFVINELIALQALGVDVHTVSLWPSRKCHEELMARILNPVYDITGDAFQQKAATSALYPAACKLAERYKIPGGLALQAVLAAEYCRSLSIQHIHSHFATEAALVSLLVSKLTGISFSFTAHAYDIFRLNVAGETFPDRRVKLLVENAAKTITISEYNRNHILSITDPAVTERLEVVHCGIDPERFKPCVRTSLGSVTFLSVGRLFGKKGHEFLLRSFRQLAFTCDARLRIIGDGELLPVLTKLTRELDLEDKVVFIGVASSERVLEEMHAADVFVLHSITGSDNDKEGIPVSIMEACATGLPVVSTRHSGIPELVIDGVNGFLVDEMDCNGFANAMRLLAESPYLREQMGHAGRELVSEKFNLFKETQKLREIFSALIQKSSALETTKVDRNFHDATVIFSYRVKMGLLKNRVKNYFNQLLQKDHDKGF, from the coding sequence ATGCCAGTAAAAGAAACTAAAAACAGTGACAGCGAATCTATTAAAGTCTGCTATATACTGCTGCATATTCCAGTTCCTTCTGAAACCTTCGTCATCAATGAACTCATAGCGCTTCAAGCACTTGGCGTTGACGTCCATACGGTTTCTCTTTGGCCGTCCCGGAAGTGCCATGAAGAGCTGATGGCCCGCATACTGAATCCCGTCTACGACATCACAGGTGACGCCTTCCAGCAAAAAGCAGCAACAAGCGCACTGTATCCCGCAGCATGTAAGCTTGCGGAACGTTATAAAATTCCTGGCGGATTAGCTTTGCAGGCAGTTCTAGCGGCAGAGTACTGCAGATCTCTTTCAATTCAGCATATTCATTCGCATTTTGCTACGGAAGCAGCTTTGGTGTCGCTGCTGGTGTCAAAACTGACAGGGATTTCTTTCAGTTTTACTGCGCATGCGTACGATATCTTCAGGCTAAACGTAGCAGGCGAAACCTTTCCTGACCGACGCGTGAAGCTGCTTGTTGAAAATGCCGCAAAAACAATAACTATTTCAGAATACAATCGCAACCATATCCTTTCGATAACCGATCCGGCAGTTACCGAAAGACTGGAAGTAGTTCACTGTGGTATCGATCCTGAGCGGTTTAAACCTTGCGTACGAACAAGCCTGGGTAGTGTTACATTCCTGTCTGTGGGGCGATTATTCGGTAAAAAAGGGCATGAGTTTCTGTTACGGTCTTTTAGGCAGTTAGCTTTTACCTGTGACGCCCGCTTGAGAATCATTGGAGACGGTGAATTGCTTCCAGTTTTAACGAAGCTCACAAGGGAGCTTGATTTGGAAGATAAGGTGGTGTTTATTGGAGTTGCCTCCAGTGAAAGGGTGCTTGAGGAAATGCATGCTGCCGACGTTTTTGTCCTGCATTCCATTACAGGTAGTGATAATGATAAAGAAGGAATTCCTGTCTCTATCATGGAAGCATGCGCAACCGGATTGCCGGTTGTTTCGACCAGACATTCCGGCATACCGGAATTGGTTATTGATGGTGTAAACGGATTTCTTGTTGATGAAATGGATTGCAATGGTTTTGCGAATGCAATGCGCTTACTTGCCGAATCCCCATACCTAAGGGAACAGATGGGGCATGCTGGCCGCGAGCTGGTTTCGGAAAAGTTTAATCTCTTCAAAGAAACGCAAAAACTGAGAGAAATATTTTCTGCCCTAATACAGAAATCTTCTGCTCTAGAGACAACCAAAGTGGATCGAAATTTTCATGACGCTACAGTTATCTTCTCTTACCGAGTGAAAATGGGGCTACTGAAAAACAGGGTTAAAAATTATTTTAATCAACTTTTGCAGAAAGACCATGATAAGGGCTTTTAA
- a CDS encoding glycosyltransferase: protein MRRFAELFSTYKKTLRQTTILGSDNIMVSVCITAYNHEKYIAQAIESVLAQKVDFDYEILIGEDDSPDRTRAIVSEYHARFPDKIRLFLNSRENVVYINGRVTGLWNFYNNFHNAKGKYIALLDGDDYWTDPNKLQKQIVAMEANSDCTICFHDAQMLMDNGAVKPYLSTLGVKRKSIYTIEDILFRNFLPTGAVVFRNRFIREIPEAAYQILAGDWFLHITNAQYGDILYIDDVMSCYRVHQQGLWTSLGQAGMIKEKIHIYKIMDRFLSYKYSDLIRKRLADCESELIRLKDSNHA from the coding sequence TTGAGAAGATTTGCGGAATTATTCAGCACATACAAAAAAACGCTTAGACAAACGACTATTCTGGGCTCTGATAATATTATGGTGAGCGTCTGTATCACCGCCTATAATCATGAAAAATATATCGCCCAGGCAATAGAGAGTGTACTTGCACAGAAGGTCGATTTTGACTATGAGATATTGATTGGAGAGGACGATTCACCCGATAGGACCAGAGCCATTGTCAGTGAATACCATGCTCGTTTTCCGGACAAAATACGCCTGTTCTTGAATAGTCGAGAGAATGTAGTTTACATCAATGGGCGAGTAACCGGTCTTTGGAATTTTTATAATAACTTTCATAACGCCAAAGGGAAATATATAGCCTTACTTGATGGTGACGATTACTGGACAGACCCCAATAAGCTGCAAAAACAAATTGTCGCTATGGAAGCGAATTCCGACTGCACCATATGTTTTCATGATGCTCAAATGCTTATGGATAACGGGGCAGTGAAGCCGTATTTAAGCACCTTGGGAGTCAAGCGAAAATCAATATACACGATTGAGGATATCCTTTTCAGAAACTTTTTGCCTACCGGGGCAGTCGTCTTTCGAAATCGCTTTATCCGTGAAATCCCTGAAGCGGCATATCAAATCCTGGCCGGCGATTGGTTCTTGCACATCACTAATGCACAATATGGGGACATTCTTTATATTGATGACGTAATGAGTTGCTATAGAGTGCACCAGCAAGGGCTATGGACTTCTTTGGGGCAAGCGGGAATGATAAAGGAAAAGATACATATCTACAAAATTATGGATCGATTTCTGTCCTATAAATATTCTGATTTGATTCGAAAGAGGCTTGCCGATTGTGAGTCGGAACTGATCAGACTCAAGGATAGCAATCATGCATAA
- a CDS encoding DegT/DnrJ/EryC1/StrS family aminotransferase, which produces MPKKFKPFHTPIYVTRPLLPDLNNVTEKLDEIWKSQWLTNNGPQHELLEKELLGALKVPYLSLFNNGTIALIVACQSLRLSGEVITTPFTFPATPHVLTWNNIKPIFCDIDPITMNIDANRIETLITPQTTAILAVHVFGTPCDTIKIQEVADRYGLRVIYDAAHAFGVEIEGTGIGTFGDISMFSFHATKLFHTAEGGALTFNSRELKSRVDLLKNFGIKNEEEVVMPGINGKMNEIQAALGLVVLKDIDEERRKRKVLYDTYKECLKNVEGVTCLDNDKPGIKNSYQYFVVRIDERAFGRSRDTVYDEMKKYNIFTRKYFYPLCSDYPCYRYLPSSETANLQIAYKAAGEVLSLPFYGGLSENDIEKICGIIQHIQKNA; this is translated from the coding sequence ATGCCGAAAAAATTCAAACCATTTCATACCCCGATATATGTTACGCGACCGCTACTGCCTGATCTTAACAATGTGACTGAAAAACTTGATGAGATCTGGAAGTCACAATGGTTAACCAACAACGGTCCACAACATGAATTGCTGGAAAAGGAGCTTCTCGGGGCATTGAAAGTGCCATACCTTTCCCTCTTCAATAATGGCACAATCGCCCTTATCGTTGCCTGTCAAAGCTTGAGGCTATCCGGCGAAGTCATCACAACCCCTTTTACTTTCCCCGCTACCCCTCATGTATTAACCTGGAACAACATAAAACCAATTTTCTGCGATATTGATCCTATAACCATGAACATTGATGCCAACAGGATTGAAACGCTTATAACGCCACAGACGACGGCTATTCTTGCGGTTCATGTGTTCGGCACCCCCTGCGACACGATAAAGATCCAAGAGGTGGCCGATCGATATGGCCTCCGGGTTATCTATGACGCTGCTCACGCATTCGGGGTCGAAATAGAAGGGACGGGAATTGGTACGTTTGGAGATATTTCGATGTTTAGTTTCCATGCGACCAAATTGTTTCACACTGCTGAAGGGGGCGCTCTGACCTTTAACAGCAGAGAACTCAAGTCTCGTGTTGATCTGCTCAAAAATTTCGGAATCAAGAATGAAGAAGAAGTGGTTATGCCGGGCATTAATGGCAAAATGAATGAAATTCAAGCTGCATTAGGGCTTGTGGTATTGAAGGATATCGACGAAGAGCGACGGAAGCGAAAAGTCCTGTATGATACCTACAAGGAGTGTTTGAAAAACGTAGAAGGAGTTACCTGTCTAGACAATGATAAGCCCGGAATCAAAAACAGCTACCAATATTTTGTTGTACGGATAGATGAGAGGGCTTTCGGTCGATCCAGAGATACTGTCTACGATGAAATGAAAAAATACAATATATTTACGCGCAAATATTTTTACCCTCTCTGTAGTGATTACCCATGTTATAGATATCTGCCTTCATCAGAGACCGCCAACCTGCAGATTGCCTATAAAGCCGCCGGTGAGGTGCTGTCATTACCATTTTATGGAGGCCTTTCTGAAAACGATATTGAGAAGATTTGCGGAATTATTCAGCACATACAAAAAAACGCTTAG
- a CDS encoding class I SAM-dependent methyltransferase, with protein sequence MREIGKVDYYKCKRCGFVLSRTHSKLDENRHIKLNGQFHHFLENLSEDEFFGNQPPYAEQAMMIAFLAKIGVISTDNIIDYAAGYGTLSTILAKYYNIDLPLFDPYVQSSNSNRYIAESKLKTYDTVINSAMFEHVLKREDLDRVNSLVNDNGVLIIHTVVCENVPCDPNWFYLRPPVHTAFHTNKSMEILMRQWGYRSSVYCPQSKCWILRKSNIEAIESKLVQLNNELQANWFYYKNSFVDYWKGF encoded by the coding sequence ATGCGAGAAATCGGAAAGGTTGACTACTACAAGTGCAAGAGATGTGGTTTTGTATTATCGAGGACACATAGCAAACTGGATGAAAATAGGCATATTAAATTGAATGGCCAATTCCATCATTTTCTTGAGAATCTTTCAGAAGATGAGTTTTTCGGCAATCAGCCTCCCTATGCAGAGCAAGCCATGATGATTGCCTTTCTTGCCAAGATCGGCGTTATTAGCACAGACAACATTATTGATTATGCAGCCGGCTACGGGACATTAAGCACCATACTGGCTAAATACTATAATATTGACCTCCCACTGTTCGATCCCTATGTTCAGTCAAGCAACTCGAACAGATATATTGCGGAATCTAAACTCAAGACTTACGATACGGTAATTAACTCTGCAATGTTTGAGCATGTTTTGAAAAGAGAAGATCTGGATCGAGTGAACAGTTTAGTTAATGACAATGGGGTTTTAATTATACATACCGTGGTCTGCGAGAATGTACCGTGCGACCCCAATTGGTTTTATCTTCGCCCTCCGGTACACACTGCATTTCACACAAATAAGAGCATGGAGATATTGATGCGCCAGTGGGGCTATCGTTCATCAGTATATTGCCCTCAAAGTAAGTGCTGGATCCTTAGAAAATCCAATATCGAAGCCATTGAAAGCAAGTTAGTTCAATTAAACAACGAATTACAAGCAAACTGGTTTTATTATAAAAACAGTTTTGTTGATTATTGGAAAGGGTTCTGA
- a CDS encoding ATP-grasp domain-containing protein: MNQVNVLVFPCGSEIGLEIYNSLKYSIHVSLYGASSVVSNHGKYVYDNYTDGLPYVDSPEFLDRINALIDGNKIDYVFPAHDSVLLKLSNERQGLHAHLITSPQETCAICRSKKATYEKFNALLPVPTVYTMDAIDSILPVFMKPDVGQGSKGTHLAVSRGEAEFYLAKDPTLLMLEYLPGKEYTVDCFSDRNGTLRFAGARERIRISNGISVDTKPIVNDTFKRLATIINDNLCFRGAWFFQVKENWAGDLTLLEVAPRIAGSMGLYRSLGVNFALLSLFDAQGLDVDIMINSYGIEMDRALANRYHTDLKFEHVYIDLDDCIIKGGRVNPLIVAFLYQCIADSIKIHLITRHNGELKATLVQYRLDALFDTITHLNREDLKSSYLKERNAIFIDDSFSERREINKALGIPVFAPDALECLMKW; the protein is encoded by the coding sequence ATGAACCAAGTTAATGTTCTCGTCTTCCCTTGCGGATCTGAAATCGGGCTTGAGATATACAACTCGCTGAAGTATTCGATCCACGTTTCTCTTTATGGTGCTTCGAGTGTTGTCTCAAATCATGGCAAGTACGTGTATGACAACTATACCGATGGACTCCCCTATGTTGATTCGCCTGAATTTCTAGACCGTATCAATGCCCTGATCGATGGGAACAAAATAGATTACGTTTTTCCTGCCCACGATAGCGTTCTGCTCAAATTGTCCAACGAGAGGCAAGGGCTTCACGCTCACCTGATCACTTCTCCGCAGGAAACATGTGCCATTTGCCGCTCGAAAAAGGCCACATACGAGAAGTTTAATGCATTACTGCCTGTCCCGACGGTCTACACCATGGACGCCATCGATAGTATCTTGCCGGTATTCATGAAACCGGACGTCGGTCAGGGGTCTAAGGGAACACACCTTGCCGTATCGAGAGGAGAGGCAGAGTTTTATCTCGCAAAAGATCCCACCCTGCTCATGCTGGAGTATCTCCCGGGGAAAGAGTATACCGTGGATTGCTTCAGCGACAGAAACGGAACGCTTCGTTTTGCGGGCGCACGGGAAAGGATACGGATTTCTAACGGGATTAGCGTCGATACGAAGCCGATTGTGAACGACACTTTTAAGAGACTGGCCACTATAATAAACGATAATTTGTGCTTCCGTGGGGCATGGTTCTTTCAAGTCAAGGAGAATTGGGCTGGTGATCTCACTCTCTTGGAGGTTGCACCCCGTATAGCCGGTTCGATGGGGCTTTATCGGTCATTGGGAGTGAATTTCGCCTTGCTGAGCCTCTTCGATGCCCAAGGGCTTGATGTAGATATCATGATAAACAGTTATGGCATTGAAATGGACAGGGCATTGGCCAACAGATATCATACCGATCTGAAATTTGAGCATGTATACATAGATCTTGATGATTGTATTATTAAGGGTGGAAGAGTAAATCCGTTGATAGTAGCCTTTCTGTATCAATGTATAGCTGACTCTATTAAGATACATCTGATCACACGCCATAACGGTGAACTCAAGGCTACGCTAGTGCAATACCGTCTTGATGCACTGTTTGACACGATTACGCATCTCAACCGAGAGGATCTCAAGTCCAGTTATCTTAAAGAAAGGAATGCCATTTTCATTGATGATTCCTTCTCTGAGCGGCGCGAAATTAATAAAGCTTTGGGCATTCCGGTCTTTGCTCCTGATGCGTTGGAATGCCTGATGAAATGGTAG